Proteins from a genomic interval of Alteromonas macleodii ATCC 27126:
- a CDS encoding S-(hydroxymethyl)glutathione dehydrogenase/class III alcohol dehydrogenase — MTSFKDSLQEGQTHIKSKAAVAWGPGEPLKMEEVDVELPKKGEVLVRIVATGVCHTDAFTLSGDDPEGVFPSILGHEGGGIVEMVGEGVTSVEVGDHVIPLYTAECGECKFCKSGKTNLCQAVRETQGKGLMPDGTSRFSKDGEPIYHYMGCSTFSEYTVLPEISLAKVNKTAPLEEVCLLGCGVTTGMGAVLKTAKVQEGDTVAIFGLGGIGLSAIIGARMAGAGRIIGIDINESKFDLAKQLGATDVVNPQNFDKPIQEVIVEMTDGGVDYSFECIGNVNVMRSALECCHKGWGESVIIGVAGAGQEISTRPFQLVTGRVWRGSAFGGVKGRSELPGIVEQYLNGDFGLQEFITHTMGLGDINNAFDLMHKGESIRSVVHMDK, encoded by the coding sequence ATGACATCGTTTAAAGATTCGTTGCAAGAAGGTCAAACTCACATCAAGTCAAAAGCTGCGGTGGCTTGGGGCCCGGGTGAGCCGTTAAAGATGGAAGAAGTTGACGTAGAGCTTCCTAAGAAAGGCGAGGTACTTGTACGCATCGTTGCAACTGGCGTATGCCACACTGATGCATTTACGCTGTCCGGTGATGATCCTGAAGGCGTATTCCCTTCAATTCTAGGCCACGAAGGTGGTGGTATTGTTGAAATGGTGGGCGAAGGTGTAACCAGCGTAGAAGTTGGTGATCACGTTATTCCTCTTTACACCGCAGAATGTGGCGAATGTAAGTTCTGTAAGTCAGGCAAAACTAACCTTTGCCAAGCAGTGCGCGAAACACAAGGTAAAGGCTTAATGCCAGACGGCACAAGCCGCTTCTCTAAAGATGGTGAGCCAATTTATCATTACATGGGCTGTTCAACGTTTTCTGAGTACACGGTTTTACCAGAAATATCGCTAGCAAAAGTAAACAAAACGGCCCCGTTAGAAGAAGTATGCTTACTTGGCTGTGGTGTGACAACCGGTATGGGCGCCGTGCTTAAAACGGCGAAAGTACAAGAAGGCGACACGGTTGCTATCTTTGGGTTAGGTGGTATCGGTCTATCTGCCATTATTGGTGCACGCATGGCAGGCGCCGGCCGCATTATTGGTATTGATATTAATGAAAGTAAGTTTGACCTAGCAAAACAGCTTGGTGCAACTGACGTGGTAAACCCTCAGAATTTCGATAAGCCTATTCAGGAAGTGATTGTCGAAATGACTGACGGCGGTGTTGACTACTCGTTTGAATGTATCGGCAACGTCAACGTGATGCGTTCTGCACTTGAGTGCTGTCACAAGGGTTGGGGCGAATCTGTGATCATTGGTGTAGCTGGTGCAGGACAAGAAATTTCAACGCGCCCATTCCAGTTAGTGACAGGTCGTGTATGGCGCGGCTCTGCATTTGGCGGTGTTAAAGGTCGTTCAGAGCTACCAGGTATTGTAGAGCAATACTTAAATGGTGACTTTGGTCTTCAAGAGTTTATCACTCACACTATGGGTCTTGGTGACATTAACAATGCCTTTGATTTAATGCATAAAGGTGAAAGTATCCGCTCTGTTGTGCATATGGATAAATGA
- a CDS encoding transcriptional regulator, protein MSKWLVVLSLVFGVSTTAHANLILNGSFENNDIKSNSWKAFTAGTVDGWSGTNMELWDNFQGLNAFDGSQYAELNANGNNGRYFIFQSFSTEADATYDVSFAYAARGKGESFQLDIFSDTDDILFSQVFDDHAIKTWSEFYGDFVAQTALTTIRFSTINTGTYGNFVDDIVVTEAPRLASVSSVSVSEPASLAILLPLSAFAFIRRKRAK, encoded by the coding sequence ATGAGCAAGTGGTTAGTAGTTTTATCTTTAGTTTTCGGTGTGAGCACGACAGCTCACGCCAATTTGATTTTAAACGGTAGCTTTGAGAACAACGATATTAAGAGTAATAGCTGGAAAGCCTTCACTGCTGGAACAGTTGATGGGTGGAGTGGCACAAATATGGAGCTATGGGATAACTTCCAAGGGTTAAATGCATTTGATGGTAGCCAATATGCTGAGCTTAATGCCAATGGCAATAATGGCCGATACTTTATTTTTCAAAGCTTCTCTACTGAAGCAGATGCTACCTATGATGTGTCATTTGCTTATGCAGCACGAGGCAAAGGTGAAAGTTTTCAGCTAGACATATTCAGCGATACGGATGACATTTTGTTCAGTCAAGTGTTTGACGATCACGCTATTAAAACTTGGTCTGAATTCTACGGTGATTTTGTTGCGCAAACTGCGCTGACAACCATCCGTTTTTCTACCATCAATACAGGAACCTATGGCAATTTTGTTGATGATATCGTGGTAACTGAAGCGCCTAGATTAGCGAGTGTATCCAGTGTTTCAGTTAGTGAGCCAGCGAGCTTGGCTATTTTGCTACCTCTTTCAGCTTTTGCGTTTATAAGACGTAAGAGAGCCAAATAG
- a CDS encoding response regulator, which produces MKTRLILVEDQMLVREGIKSLLGLDDSVEVVGEYENGQQLIDSENGTHCDVILMDIRMPKLSGIDTLLALRDRGIKTPVLMLTTFDDHELVNGAMRAGAKGYLLKDVSLETLVDTITQIKNGKTLIQPAVTEKVLQGLKGLNVEFESFENPEPLTEKEVEILRLIAAGYSNKEIADAMFKSTGTIKNQVSSIMAKLGVRDRTRAVLKALEQGVI; this is translated from the coding sequence ATGAAAACACGCCTTATTCTAGTAGAAGATCAAATGCTGGTAAGGGAAGGCATCAAATCACTTTTGGGGCTTGATGATAGCGTTGAGGTTGTTGGCGAATACGAAAATGGTCAGCAGCTCATTGACAGTGAAAACGGTACACATTGCGATGTGATATTGATGGATATTCGCATGCCCAAATTATCGGGTATCGATACTTTACTTGCGCTGAGAGATAGGGGAATTAAAACCCCGGTTCTAATGCTTACTACGTTTGACGATCACGAGCTGGTAAACGGTGCTATGCGCGCCGGTGCAAAAGGGTACCTGCTTAAAGATGTGTCGCTAGAAACTCTGGTAGACACTATTACGCAAATAAAAAATGGCAAAACGCTGATTCAGCCCGCGGTAACCGAAAAAGTGTTGCAAGGCTTGAAAGGACTGAACGTAGAATTTGAGTCGTTTGAAAATCCAGAGCCACTTACTGAGAAAGAAGTCGAAATTCTCCGTTTGATCGCTGCGGGTTACAGTAATAAAGAAATTGCAGATGCGATGTTCAAATCAACAGGCACCATTAAGAACCAAGTTTCTTCAATCATGGCTAAGCTTGGTGTACGAGATAGAACGAGGGCAGTGCTCAAGGCGTTAGAGCAGGGGGTTATTTAG
- a CDS encoding sensor histidine kinase, which produces MKISIPAHWRVSIDVERASACITWMFVSGSALYFLYHQYSFMHWRTLSAIAIFCMLAATFVIVSRHDHSMPSLRLPTLWAMFLLAVLCQFLLPYAYLAIFIVIWSAILPYYVNWKKCVVLSIPLALPTILIQGWVWQEQQAVLTGALFWTFNLFAMIMSNTAIKESKAREEADALNRQLLSTQQLMKQALTQDERLRIARNIHDVLGHHLTALTINLQVASRKADLLESTESQAIKQHVEQSHSIAKLLLSDVREAISDIRENAAIDFSLAVNALIKDLPRPMVNLHIDDNLMLTNVRIADCLLRSMQEALTNVIRHTQAHYFSLSLTQHNGVYNLLMHDSIVPHAAYEKLSDEQPSSIQFFDKAPCSHSEGAFAEGVRKEERSSESDTSSHVVAGNGLKGMQERVHELNGTISWQRTEQGFRIAIHIPEGE; this is translated from the coding sequence ATGAAAATCTCAATCCCTGCTCATTGGCGGGTGAGCATCGATGTTGAGCGCGCATCTGCATGCATTACGTGGATGTTTGTAAGCGGCTCTGCACTTTACTTCTTGTATCATCAATACTCGTTCATGCATTGGCGAACCCTCTCCGCCATTGCTATTTTTTGTATGCTAGCTGCGACTTTTGTGATTGTCAGTAGGCATGACCACAGTATGCCTTCGTTAAGGCTGCCAACGTTATGGGCGATGTTTCTATTAGCGGTACTTTGCCAGTTTTTGCTTCCCTATGCCTACCTTGCCATCTTCATTGTTATTTGGTCCGCCATTCTTCCTTACTATGTTAATTGGAAAAAGTGCGTCGTACTTTCAATACCATTGGCTTTGCCCACCATCCTCATCCAAGGGTGGGTGTGGCAAGAGCAGCAAGCTGTCTTAACTGGCGCGCTGTTTTGGACATTCAATTTATTTGCCATGATCATGTCGAACACGGCCATTAAAGAATCGAAAGCGCGTGAAGAAGCTGACGCGCTTAATAGACAATTATTAAGTACTCAGCAACTAATGAAGCAGGCGCTTACTCAAGATGAACGCCTGCGTATAGCGCGAAACATTCATGATGTTTTAGGGCATCATTTGACGGCGCTTACTATCAACCTTCAAGTCGCGTCGAGAAAGGCGGATTTATTAGAGAGCACTGAATCGCAAGCCATAAAGCAACACGTTGAGCAGTCCCACAGTATCGCTAAGCTTTTGCTCTCTGATGTTAGAGAAGCGATTTCTGACATTCGGGAAAATGCGGCTATTGATTTTTCATTAGCAGTAAACGCACTAATTAAAGATTTGCCTAGGCCGATGGTAAATCTGCACATTGACGACAATTTAATGTTAACCAACGTGCGAATTGCCGATTGCCTGTTGCGAAGTATGCAGGAGGCGCTAACTAACGTGATACGCCATACACAGGCGCATTATTTTTCCCTATCACTGACGCAACACAACGGCGTTTATAACCTACTAATGCACGACAGTATAGTGCCGCATGCTGCATATGAGAAACTCAGTGATGAGCAGCCAAGTAGCATACAGTTCTTCGACAAAGCACCATGTAGCCATTCAGAAGGCGCTTTTGCAGAAGGGGTTCGAAAGGAAGAGCGATCAAGCGAATCTGACACTTCAAGTCATGTGGTGGCTGGCAATGGTCTAAAAGGAATGCAGGAACGGGTTCATGAGCTAAATGGAACTATCAGCTGGCAGCGAACCGAGCAGGGTTTTCGCATCGCAATTCACATTCCGGAGGGCGAATGA
- a CDS encoding metalloregulator ArsR/SmtB family transcription factor — protein sequence MSTCSDSSQLQPLTFFKCLSEDTRLKTLLMLSVKGELCVCDLTDALQLSQPKISRHLADLRKCGLVLDTRKGKWVYYQLHPDLPAWALEVIKNTAIHNNEYISEALANLSCENC from the coding sequence ATGTCGACTTGTTCTGATTCTTCGCAGCTACAGCCTTTAACATTTTTCAAATGCTTGTCGGAAGACACCCGCTTAAAGACGCTACTTATGCTCAGTGTAAAAGGTGAGCTATGCGTGTGCGACCTTACTGATGCGCTTCAATTAAGCCAGCCCAAAATTTCACGCCATCTCGCTGACTTACGAAAGTGCGGTTTAGTTCTCGATACTCGTAAGGGTAAATGGGTGTATTACCAGCTCCATCCTGACCTACCCGCTTGGGCACTGGAGGTCATTAAAAACACCGCTATTCATAACAATGAATATATTAGCGAGGCGTTAGCGAATTTGTCCTGCGAGAATTGCTAG
- a CDS encoding arsenate reductase ArsC, which produces MKILYICTHNRCRSILCEAITNASNGNVEARSAGSQPVGEVHPLSLKYLAERGFSTDGLQSQSWDEFEDYDADLVVTVCDSAAGESCPVYFGKSLKVHWGLEDPSKLEGSEQEKAEAFNNTIDIIEKRVAALAELAEKNLDKAALKETLSKLGAQ; this is translated from the coding sequence ATGAAGATTTTATATATTTGTACGCACAACCGTTGCCGCAGCATTCTTTGCGAGGCCATCACTAACGCCTCGAACGGCAATGTAGAAGCGCGCAGTGCGGGCAGCCAGCCTGTCGGTGAAGTACACCCTCTTTCTCTTAAGTACCTTGCAGAGCGCGGGTTCAGTACAGACGGCCTTCAAAGCCAGTCGTGGGATGAATTTGAAGATTACGATGCTGATCTTGTTGTCACGGTTTGTGATTCAGCGGCGGGCGAGTCATGCCCTGTTTATTTCGGTAAATCTCTTAAGGTGCACTGGGGCTTAGAAGACCCGTCTAAGTTAGAAGGTAGCGAACAAGAGAAAGCAGAGGCATTCAACAACACCATCGATATTATTGAAAAGCGTGTAGCGGCATTAGCAGAACTTGCTGAGAAAAACTTAGATAAAGCAGCGCTTAAAGAGACACTCTCAAAATTAGGAGCCCAGTAA
- the arsH gene encoding arsenical resistance protein ArsH: MGNSKSMSQDISSNQESSTAQSPSDNAVMAQMHKPIMANFASRFSDHKPRILLLYGSLRERSYSRLVIEESARLLEYFGAEAKIFDPRGLPQPDTEDDSHPKVKELRELMMWSEGQIWCSPERHGSMTGIMKSMIDWVPLSLGGVRPTQGKTLAIMQVSGGSQSFNAVNQMRILGRWMRMLTIPNQSSVAKAFLEFEDDGRMKPSPYYNRIVDVVEELVKFTLLTRDNKDFLVDRYSERVESAEEVSKRVNQKSL, translated from the coding sequence ATGGGTAACAGTAAATCAATGAGCCAAGATATATCAAGCAACCAAGAAAGCTCAACGGCACAAAGCCCATCTGATAACGCGGTAATGGCGCAAATGCACAAGCCAATTATGGCTAACTTTGCATCAAGGTTCTCAGATCACAAGCCGCGTATTTTGCTACTTTACGGCTCGCTCAGAGAACGCTCGTACAGCCGCCTAGTAATTGAAGAGTCGGCGCGGTTGCTCGAATACTTTGGCGCTGAAGCCAAAATCTTTGACCCTCGTGGATTGCCGCAGCCAGATACTGAAGATGACTCACATCCAAAAGTGAAAGAACTGCGTGAGCTTATGATGTGGTCTGAAGGGCAAATTTGGTGTTCACCAGAGCGTCACGGCAGCATGACTGGCATTATGAAAAGCATGATCGATTGGGTACCGCTTAGCCTTGGCGGCGTTCGACCAACCCAAGGAAAAACGCTGGCGATCATGCAGGTATCTGGTGGCTCACAATCATTTAATGCGGTAAATCAAATGCGTATTTTAGGACGCTGGATGCGCATGTTAACCATCCCAAACCAGTCTTCTGTAGCAAAAGCGTTTTTAGAATTTGAAGACGATGGTCGCATGAAGCCGTCCCCTTACTACAACCGCATAGTGGATGTAGTTGAAGAATTGGTGAAATTTACTTTGCTTACCCGCGACAACAAGGACTTTTTAGTTGACCGCTATTCCGAGCGCGTTGAAAGCGCAGAGGAAGTGAGTAAGCGTGTTAATCAAAAATCGTTGTAA
- the arsB gene encoding ACR3 family arsenite efflux transporter — MGFFERYLSVWVGLCIVAGVGLGYAMPGVFASIATLEYAHVNLIVAVLIWLMIYPMMVQIDFGSIKDVGKKPKGLVLTLVINWLIKPFTMALLGWLFFKGIFADWVDPQTATEYIAGMILLGVAPCTAMVFVWSHLTKGDANYTLVQVSINDLIMVVAFAPLTAMLLGVTDITVPWDTLLLSVALYVVLPLVAGYITRRRLENKGNNTQGNGAVDALVSKLKPFSVIGLLLTIVILFGLQAETILSQPQDIVLIAIPLLIQTYGIFAIAYFAAKRMKLPHNVAAPACMIGTSNFFELAVAVAISLFGLHSGAALATVVGVLVEVPVMLSLVWFANKTRHWFD; from the coding sequence ATGGGTTTCTTTGAACGTTATTTGTCAGTGTGGGTTGGCCTTTGCATTGTTGCAGGGGTGGGCCTAGGCTATGCCATGCCGGGTGTATTTGCGTCTATTGCGACGCTTGAATATGCGCACGTAAACCTGATAGTGGCAGTACTTATTTGGCTAATGATTTACCCAATGATGGTACAAATAGACTTTGGCTCAATTAAAGACGTTGGTAAAAAGCCGAAAGGCCTTGTACTGACCTTGGTGATTAACTGGCTGATAAAGCCCTTCACTATGGCACTATTGGGTTGGCTATTTTTTAAGGGCATTTTTGCCGACTGGGTAGATCCGCAAACTGCCACTGAGTACATTGCAGGCATGATCCTACTGGGCGTCGCTCCATGCACAGCGATGGTATTTGTGTGGAGTCACCTTACCAAAGGGGATGCTAACTACACATTAGTCCAGGTATCAATTAACGACTTGATTATGGTCGTTGCCTTTGCACCTCTTACCGCCATGCTGCTGGGCGTAACAGATATAACCGTACCATGGGATACCCTGCTGCTTTCTGTTGCACTGTATGTTGTATTGCCATTGGTCGCGGGTTATATCACGCGCCGTCGCTTGGAAAATAAAGGCAATAACACGCAAGGAAATGGCGCTGTTGACGCATTGGTTAGCAAGCTCAAACCCTTTTCAGTTATCGGCCTGCTACTCACTATTGTTATTTTGTTTGGTCTTCAGGCCGAAACTATTTTATCGCAACCGCAAGACATCGTGCTTATCGCAATACCGCTACTAATACAAACTTACGGTATTTTTGCCATTGCTTACTTTGCGGCAAAACGTATGAAACTGCCGCATAATGTTGCAGCACCGGCATGTATGATTGGGACGTCTAACTTTTTTGAATTGGCGGTAGCTGTCGCTATTTCGCTATTTGGTTTACACAGCGGCGCAGCACTTGCCACTGTGGTGGGTGTATTAGTTGAAGTGCCCGTAATGCTTTCGCTAGTGTGGTTTGCGAACAAAACGCGCCACTGGTTTGACTAA
- a CDS encoding response regulator, with protein sequence MGFNILICDDSALARKMARSNLPDGFAETIYEVSNGMDALEVLAHHTIDLVLLDLTMPVLGGISVLSEIKRRQLETFVIVVSGDIQPMMQEKVMSLGALGFIEKPIKRDVLTSVLQRFGFILPDTYKPAIAV encoded by the coding sequence ATGGGTTTTAATATTCTTATTTGTGATGACTCGGCGCTGGCGCGAAAAATGGCGAGAAGCAATTTGCCAGATGGCTTTGCTGAAACTATTTACGAAGTGTCAAATGGTATGGACGCGTTGGAAGTATTGGCTCATCACACAATAGACTTGGTTTTACTGGACCTGACCATGCCTGTTCTTGGTGGCATCAGTGTGTTGAGTGAAATAAAACGCCGTCAGCTAGAAACGTTTGTTATCGTCGTGTCTGGCGATATTCAGCCAATGATGCAAGAAAAAGTGATGTCTTTAGGTGCACTGGGTTTTATAGAAAAGCCGATAAAGCGAGACGTGCTAACGTCAGTTTTGCAGCGCTTTGGTTTTATTCTTCCCGATACTTACAAACCAGCGATTGCGGTTTAA
- the aceK gene encoding bifunctional isocitrate dehydrogenase kinase/phosphatase: MQELATSQDKSLVRKVAYQILSHFDKSYRWFTRITRGAQERFEKGNWKETQLASKERITIYEQSLSDAVAEIYQLTQVHQKDDAFWQELKKVFALQLEGHPQFELAETFYNSVIGRLFKHRKIDNDMMFVLPSRCFLPGQDRDKVINSFDTTTTVREMYESIFKIYRYNIPFENFERDLQNLESALRARLNKEQLASVQAVEILKPTFFRGKAAYLIGRICMPDETLPFVIAMRRYNEPHMFVDALLTDRKDLSVIFGFARSYFMADTQNPAEVAAFLQELLPNKKHFELYMAMGHYKHGKTVFYRNFLQHMDESDDKFEAAPGIRGLVMMVFHLPSYGVVFKIIKDEFAESKKITREHVKECYKLVKMSDRVGRMADTHEYVNFRFPLDRIEPELIDELKETCASSLEFTESELIIKHMYIERKMTPLNLYLQEETDEEKITRALDELGLCIKQIAMANIFPGDMLHKNFGITRHGRVIFYDYDEICLMNERNFRSLPKSDDPYAIDTLSVAPNDVFPEQFEHFIVGKRKFKDILKSLHGDLMTPEYWHEVQEKCARGDVQHFTPYNASMRFDRG; encoded by the coding sequence ATGCAAGAGTTAGCTACTAGCCAAGATAAGAGTTTGGTAAGAAAAGTTGCCTATCAAATTTTGTCTCATTTCGATAAGAGTTATCGATGGTTCACCCGCATCACTCGTGGCGCTCAAGAAAGGTTCGAAAAGGGAAATTGGAAAGAAACTCAGCTTGCCTCTAAAGAGCGAATAACCATTTACGAGCAAAGCCTGTCAGACGCTGTCGCCGAAATTTATCAGCTAACTCAAGTACATCAAAAAGACGACGCTTTCTGGCAAGAGCTTAAGAAAGTATTTGCTTTACAGCTAGAAGGCCACCCGCAGTTTGAGCTAGCCGAAACCTTTTACAATTCTGTAATTGGTCGCTTGTTTAAACATAGAAAAATCGATAACGATATGATGTTTGTCTTGCCCAGCCGCTGTTTCTTACCCGGGCAAGACAGAGACAAAGTGATTAACAGCTTCGACACCACCACCACGGTGCGTGAAATGTACGAGTCAATTTTTAAGATATATCGATACAACATTCCATTTGAAAACTTCGAGCGAGACCTACAGAACCTTGAAAGCGCGCTTCGCGCTCGGTTGAACAAGGAGCAGCTAGCCAGCGTTCAAGCTGTGGAAATCCTTAAGCCTACGTTTTTTAGAGGAAAAGCCGCTTACCTGATTGGGCGAATTTGCATGCCCGACGAAACGCTGCCGTTTGTTATCGCCATGAGACGCTATAACGAACCCCATATGTTTGTGGATGCGCTGTTAACTGATCGCAAAGACTTAAGCGTTATTTTCGGTTTTGCTCGCAGCTACTTTATGGCTGACACTCAAAACCCTGCGGAAGTTGCCGCCTTTCTTCAAGAGCTTCTCCCCAATAAAAAGCACTTCGAGCTGTACATGGCAATGGGACACTACAAGCACGGTAAAACAGTGTTTTATCGCAACTTCTTGCAGCACATGGACGAGTCAGACGACAAATTTGAGGCGGCCCCTGGCATTCGAGGCCTGGTCATGATGGTTTTCCATCTTCCGTCTTATGGCGTGGTGTTTAAGATTATTAAAGACGAGTTTGCAGAGAGCAAAAAAATCACGCGTGAGCACGTTAAGGAATGCTACAAACTCGTGAAAATGTCAGATCGTGTGGGCCGAATGGCCGACACTCATGAATATGTGAATTTTAGGTTTCCGCTAGACAGAATTGAGCCTGAGTTAATTGATGAACTCAAAGAGACGTGTGCATCGAGTCTAGAATTCACTGAATCTGAACTCATCATTAAACACATGTACATTGAACGGAAAATGACGCCGCTTAATCTGTATCTACAAGAAGAAACAGATGAAGAGAAAATTACCCGTGCACTAGATGAGCTTGGACTGTGCATTAAGCAAATTGCCATGGCCAACATATTTCCTGGCGACATGCTACATAAAAACTTCGGTATTACCCGTCATGGCCGTGTTATTTTCTACGACTATGATGAAATTTGTTTAATGAATGAGCGCAATTTTAGATCCCTGCCGAAATCTGACGATCCTTATGCTATTGATACGCTCTCGGTAGCGCCTAACGACGTGTTCCCCGAGCAGTTTGAGCACTTCATTGTAGGTAAACGCAAGTTCAAAGATATACTTAAATCGTTGCACGGTGATTTGATGACCCCTGAATATTGGCACGAAGTTCAGGAAAAATGTGCACGAGGCGATGTTCAACACTTCACGCCTTACAACGCCAGCATGCGTTTTGACAGAGGCTAA
- a CDS encoding response regulator transcription factor, translated as MKVLLVEDDPKVASHIANGLLGEGHECITVGDGTSGYQQASSNELDAVILDVMLPELDGFSVLEKLREEGNTTPVLLLSAKSQVEDKVKGLRTGANDYLTKPFAFEELLARVEGLAGRNKEGEDKTLIKVGDLTLDLVNRKVLRGDQEIDLQSKEFQLLECLLRHKGKVVTRSMLLEQVWNYHFDPQTNVIDVHISRLRQKVDKAFNVPLIETVRGTGYRIADGLA; from the coding sequence ATGAAAGTGCTACTTGTAGAAGATGATCCAAAGGTTGCCTCGCACATTGCAAATGGACTATTGGGTGAAGGGCATGAATGTATTACTGTAGGTGATGGAACATCAGGCTACCAACAGGCGTCGAGTAACGAATTAGACGCCGTAATTCTGGATGTGATGCTGCCCGAACTCGACGGTTTTTCTGTTTTAGAAAAACTTCGCGAAGAAGGCAATACAACGCCCGTTTTATTACTGAGTGCAAAAAGTCAGGTTGAAGACAAGGTCAAAGGCCTTCGCACAGGCGCTAATGATTATTTAACTAAGCCTTTTGCCTTTGAAGAGTTACTTGCTCGCGTTGAAGGCCTTGCAGGTCGTAACAAAGAAGGTGAAGACAAGACGCTGATAAAAGTAGGCGACCTCACTCTAGACCTAGTTAACCGCAAAGTATTGCGTGGCGATCAAGAGATCGACCTGCAGTCTAAAGAATTTCAATTGCTTGAATGCCTGCTCCGTCACAAGGGTAAAGTCGTGACGCGAAGCATGCTGCTTGAGCAGGTTTGGAACTATCATTTCGACCCGCAAACGAATGTGATAGATGTTCACATTAGCCGCTTGCGTCAAAAAGTGGATAAGGCGTTTAATGTCCCGCTTATAGAGACTGTGCGAGGCACAGGATATCGAATAGCGGATGGGCTTGCATGA
- a CDS encoding sensor histidine kinase: protein MIAIRDFTRSSSFRVGVLLTTLACIAIVLIVYFWRLTSSDLFISESNAAVNAKTNALITLYENLGIDAVKLAIAKDNGQHSPNGSTITSASDHLRSFVALSKDEQVVAGNLSSIPLVLERHKSASFATAEIVISRPNSTTRKTLRQALMREVTLGDHVLYVGRGIDDLYSAQWFGKTFSWIIVVLLCTLSVLSFAIAVYVVNRINRMSQTADKIIKTGNLQERLEIDSNWDDLSSLSFVFNQMLDTIESSVNNIKSVTDSIAHDLRTPLSRLRNTLEKIEDDQLREDTTQEADNLLNMFNSLLRISGLETTNKKEGFCTTDVRAIVEDVVDLYHPLAEERDITLSSELDAVTMLADPNLLFQAVANVLDNAIKYSNENSVVTVQLSTTASHIVIAVNDAGIGVGEHEIVNLERRFYRADGSRTSKGNGLGLSLVSAIVKLHDGHIWFVHDPLVKGHGLGVVFTFKR from the coding sequence ATGATAGCAATACGCGACTTTACGCGTAGTTCAAGTTTTCGCGTAGGCGTATTGCTCACCACTCTAGCTTGTATTGCCATTGTTTTAATTGTTTATTTTTGGCGATTAACGAGCAGCGACTTGTTTATTTCGGAATCGAATGCTGCAGTTAATGCCAAAACAAACGCGCTTATTACTCTCTATGAAAACCTCGGTATTGACGCGGTTAAGTTAGCGATAGCCAAAGACAATGGCCAACATTCGCCAAATGGCTCAACAATCACCTCAGCGTCCGACCACCTACGTTCATTTGTTGCACTGAGTAAAGATGAACAAGTAGTGGCTGGCAATTTGTCGTCAATTCCCCTTGTTCTTGAGCGCCACAAAAGCGCCAGTTTTGCTACCGCAGAAATAGTTATTTCCCGCCCCAATAGCACAACGAGAAAAACGCTGCGCCAAGCACTTATGAGAGAAGTAACCCTTGGCGATCACGTGCTTTACGTTGGTCGCGGCATTGACGATTTATACAGCGCACAGTGGTTTGGTAAAACGTTCAGCTGGATCATTGTGGTGTTGCTTTGTACCTTGAGTGTGCTGAGCTTCGCTATAGCCGTTTACGTGGTTAATCGAATTAACCGCATGTCGCAAACGGCAGATAAGATTATCAAAACGGGAAACCTGCAAGAGCGTTTAGAAATTGACAGTAATTGGGACGATCTGAGCAGTTTGTCATTTGTGTTTAATCAAATGCTCGATACTATCGAAAGCTCAGTCAACAATATTAAGTCAGTGACCGATAGCATTGCTCACGACTTACGAACGCCCCTATCTAGACTTCGCAACACGTTAGAAAAAATAGAAGACGACCAACTAAGGGAAGATACAACCCAAGAAGCCGATAACCTGCTTAATATGTTTAACAGCTTGTTACGCATAAGTGGGCTTGAAACCACCAATAAAAAAGAAGGCTTTTGTACCACTGATGTACGCGCTATTGTAGAAGACGTAGTTGACCTATATCACCCCCTTGCAGAAGAACGCGACATTACCCTATCGAGCGAGCTCGATGCAGTTACTATGCTTGCCGATCCTAACCTGCTATTTCAAGCTGTAGCTAACGTGTTAGACAACGCCATAAAGTACTCTAACGAAAACAGTGTGGTCACCGTACAGCTCTCTACCACGGCAAGTCATATCGTGATTGCTGTGAACGATGCGGGAATTGGCGTGGGTGAACATGAAATTGTTAATCTAGAACGCCGCTTTTATCGGGCAGACGGCAGTAGAACCAGTAAGGGAAATGGGTTGGGCTTATCGCTCGTGTCTGCCATTGTGAAGTTACATGACGGCCACATTTGGTTTGTTCACGACCCGCTTGTAAAGGGGCACGGGTTGGGCGTGGTGTTTACGTTTAAGCGTTAA